A region from the Corylus avellana chromosome ca7, CavTom2PMs-1.0 genome encodes:
- the LOC132187067 gene encoding serine/arginine-rich splicing factor RS31-like isoform X2, with the protein MDEHDAEDAIRGIDNRPFGYGRRRLSVEWARGERGRPRDESRSVANQRPTKTLFVINFDPKRTTVRDIERHFDGYGKILHVRIRRNFAFVQFETQEDATKALECTHMSKLLDRVVSVEYALRDDDEKGDRYYDSPRRGGYGGRGFSPYRRSPSPVYHRRPSPDYGRPRSPIYDRYNGPVYDKRRSPDYGRNRSPIYGRNRSPEYGRFRSRSPVRRSRT; encoded by the exons atggaTGAGCATGATGCCGAAGATGCTATTCGTGGCATTGATAATAGGCCATTTGGTTATGGCAGGCGTAGGCTCTCAGTGGAGTGGGCTAGG GGTGAACGTGGCCGCCCTAGAGATGAATCTAGGTCAGTGGCAAACCAGAGGCCCACTAAAACCTTGTTCGTAATTAACTTTGATCCGAAACGTACAACTGTTCGTGATATAGAAAGACACTTTGACGGTTATGGAAAGATCCTTCATGTTCGAATTCGACGGAACTTTGCATTTGTACAGTTTGAGACTCAGGAGGATGCTACCAAAGCCCTCGAGTGTACTCACATGAG CAAGCTGTTAGACAGGGTAGTATCTGTTGAATATGCTTTGAGGGATGATGATGAGAAGGGAGACAGGTATTATGATAGCCCTAGAAGAGGAGGGTATGGTGGGCGtgggtttagtccttacagaaGATCACCAAGTCCAGTGTATCACAGGCGCCCAAGTCCTGATTATGGTCGGCCTCGCAGCCCTATCTATGACAGGTACAATGGCCCAGTATATGACAAGCGCAGGAGTCCTGATTATGGTAGAAACAGAAGTCCTATTTATGGTAGGAACAGGAGCCCAGAATATGGCCGATTCCGGAG CCGGTCACCTGTTAGAAGGTCAAGAACTTGA
- the LOC132188305 gene encoding calcium-binding protein KIC, with translation MENNTKFTYEDLLPVMADKLDVEAFVGELCKGFKLLADPERRLITAESLRRNSALLGMEGMSKDDAEAMVKEGDLDGDGVLNETEFCILMVRLSPGMMEDAEAWLEKALDQEHKKSSSST, from the coding sequence ATGGAAAACAACACGAAATTCACGTACGAGGACCTGTTGCCGGTGATGGCTGACAAGCTGGATGTAGAGGCCTTTGTGGGTGAATTATGCAAGGGGTTCAAGCTCCTGGCAGACCCAGAAAGGAGGCTGATAACCGCCGAGTCTCTGAGGAGAAACTCGGCTCTTCTGGGGATGGAGGGGATGAGCAAAGATGACGCGGAGGCGATGGTCAAAGAAGGCGATCTCGACGGCGACGGCGTGCTTAACGAGACCGAATTCTGCATCCTGATGGTCAGACTCAGCCCTGGGATGATGGAAGATGCTGAGGCATGGCTGGAGAAGGCGCTTGACCAAGAGCACAAGAAATCATCATCTTCAACTTGA
- the LOC132187067 gene encoding serine/arginine-rich splicing factor RS31-like isoform X1, whose amino-acid sequence MRPIFVGNFEYDTRQSDLEHLFGKYGKIERVDMKSGFAFVYFMDEHDAEDAIRGIDNRPFGYGRRRLSVEWARGERGRPRDESRSVANQRPTKTLFVINFDPKRTTVRDIERHFDGYGKILHVRIRRNFAFVQFETQEDATKALECTHMSKLLDRVVSVEYALRDDDEKGDRYYDSPRRGGYGGRGFSPYRRSPSPVYHRRPSPDYGRPRSPIYDRYNGPVYDKRRSPDYGRNRSPIYGRNRSPEYGRFRSRSPVRRSRT is encoded by the exons ATGAGGCCGATTTTCGTGGGCAACTTCGAGTACGATACTCGCCAGTCTGACCTGGAGCATTTGTTCGGAAAATATGGGAAGATCGAGCGCGTGGACATGAAATCTG gttttgcttttgtttattttatggaTGAGCATGATGCCGAAGATGCTATTCGTGGCATTGATAATAGGCCATTTGGTTATGGCAGGCGTAGGCTCTCAGTGGAGTGGGCTAGG GGTGAACGTGGCCGCCCTAGAGATGAATCTAGGTCAGTGGCAAACCAGAGGCCCACTAAAACCTTGTTCGTAATTAACTTTGATCCGAAACGTACAACTGTTCGTGATATAGAAAGACACTTTGACGGTTATGGAAAGATCCTTCATGTTCGAATTCGACGGAACTTTGCATTTGTACAGTTTGAGACTCAGGAGGATGCTACCAAAGCCCTCGAGTGTACTCACATGAG CAAGCTGTTAGACAGGGTAGTATCTGTTGAATATGCTTTGAGGGATGATGATGAGAAGGGAGACAGGTATTATGATAGCCCTAGAAGAGGAGGGTATGGTGGGCGtgggtttagtccttacagaaGATCACCAAGTCCAGTGTATCACAGGCGCCCAAGTCCTGATTATGGTCGGCCTCGCAGCCCTATCTATGACAGGTACAATGGCCCAGTATATGACAAGCGCAGGAGTCCTGATTATGGTAGAAACAGAAGTCCTATTTATGGTAGGAACAGGAGCCCAGAATATGGCCGATTCCGGAG CCGGTCACCTGTTAGAAGGTCAAGAACTTGA
- the LOC132186284 gene encoding G-type lectin S-receptor-like serine/threonine-protein kinase At4g27290 isoform X1 codes for MKSFTHLFVFYSFLFSLLRISITQDTITPTQSLRDGGTLVSAGQSFQLGFFRPGNSNSRYLGIWYMISSEIVAWVANRDAPLSDHSGVLKVTGDGILVLLNSTNGVVWSSNTSRTVENPVAQLLDTGNLVVKDRNDDNPENFLWQSFDYPCDTLLPEMKLGWNLVTGLERFLSSWRSTDDPSQGAFSIRLDPRGLPQVVTMEGDSIKNRAGSWNGLRFTGYPQFRPNLVFDYEFVLNEKEVYYRFKLLNTSVFSRYLENPSGVGQRFTWRDRTHTWELFSTSQADQCESYGLCGAYATCNMNRSPVCSCLEGFLPKSPKYWDSIDWSDGCVRTTPLECNDGDGFLKHTGVKLPDTSSCWYNKSMSLKECEGMCLKNCNCTAYASLDVRGGGSGCVLWFGSLIDTREYSEGGQDLYLRMAISELEHLEKKRCSDKQKLVAIIVSSALLFVGMTIVALASYIWKKKLKTQGTTQISHGKEDMELPMFDLAAIANATDNFSNNKKLGEGGFGPVYKGKLADGRDIAVKRLSKNSKQGLNELKNEVILIAKLQHRNLVKLLGCCIQENENMLIYEYMPNKSLDFFIFDQAKSKLLDWHKRINIIRGIAKGLLYLHEDSRLRIIHRDLKASNILLDNNMNPKISDFGLAKSFGGDQIDSKTNRIIGSYGYMSPEYAVHGQYSIKSDVFSFGVVVLEILSGKKNKEFCHPDHHVNLLGHAWNLWIEDKPMELIDELVGNSCTLSSVLRHIHVGLLCVQQRPEDRPNMSSVVQMLTSEILLPKPKQPGFFTDSPTADFSGKHGTCSANEISNTVFEAR; via the exons atgaaatccttTACCCATCTTTTTGTCTTCTACTCTTTCTTATTCTCCCTCTTAAGAATCTCCATTACACAAGACACTATTACTCCAACTCAATCTCTAAGAGACGGTGGCACCTTAGTTTCAGCTGGCCAATCATTTCAATTGGGATTCTTCAGACCAGGTAATTCCAATAGTCGATATCTGGGAATTTGGTACATGATATCTTCGGAGATAGTTGCATGGGTAGCCAACAGAGACGCTCCGCTTAGCGATCACTCGGGAGTTTTAAAGGTCACTGGTGATGGAATTCTTGTGCTTCTTAATAGCACGAATGGTGTTGTTTGGTCATCTAATACATCAAGAACCGTAGAAAATCCAGTTGCACAGCTCTTGGACACCGGAAATCTTGTTGTCAAAGATAGAAACGATGATAACCCAGAGAACTTTTTGTGGCAGAGTTTTGACTATCCTTGTGACACGCTCCTACCAGAAATGAAGCTTGGGTGGAACTTAGTAACTGGTCTAGAGAGGTTTTTATCATCTTGGAGGAGCACAGATGATCCTTCTCAAGGTGCGTTTTCAATACGGTTAGATCCTCGTGGGCTTCCGCAAGTGGTTACTATGGAGGGAGATTCAATAAAGAATAGAGCAGGGTCATGGAATGGCCTTCGTTTTACGGGATATCCTCAATTTAGACCGAATCTAGTCTTTGATTACGAATTTGTGTTGAATGAGAAGGAGGTCTATTACAGGTTCAAACTCCTTAACACTTCTGTTTTCTCAAGATATTTGGAAAACCCATCAGGCGTTGGGCAGCGATTCACATGGAGGGATCGGACACATACTTGGGAACTCTTCTCTACATCCCAGGCAGATCAATGCGAAAGTTATGGCTTATGCGGTGCATATGCTACCTGCAACATGAATAGGTCTCCTGTATGTTCATGCTTGGAAGGATTCTTACCCAAGTCTCCAAAATATTGGGATTCGATAGATTGGTCTGATGGGTGTGTTCGAACAACTCCTTTGGAATGCAATGACGGAGATGGATTCCTAAAGCACACGGGGGTGAAATTGCCGGACACGTCTTCTTGCTGGTATAACAAGAGCATGAGCCTCAAGGAATGCGAAGGAATGTGTTTGAAGAATTGCAATTGCACAGCATATGCAAGTTTAGATGTCAGGGGAGGAGGAAGCGGCTGCGTGCTTTGGTTTGGTAGCCTAATTGATACAAGAGAATACTCTGAGGGTGGGCAAGACCTCTATCTAAGGATGGCCATTTCAGAACTGG AACATCTTGAGAAAAAGAGGTGCTCCGATAAGCAGAAACTAGTAGCAATTATAGTCAGCTCAGCATTACTTTTCGTGGGAATGACAATAGTTGCACTAGCCTCATACATATGGaagaagaaactcaaaacccaag GAACGACACAAATAAGTCATGGGAAGGAAGATATGGAGTTACCGATGTTTGATTTGGCAGCTATAGCTAATGCAACAgataatttttcaaacaacaagAAGCTGGGAGAAGGTGGCTTCGGACCTGTGTACAAG GGTAAATTGGCAGACGGAAGAGATATAGCTGTGAAGAGGCTCTCAAAGAATTCTAAACAAGGACTGAACGAgttgaaaaatgaagttattTTGATTGCAAAACTTCAACATCGTAATCTTGTGAAGCTTCTTGGTTGTTGCATTCAAGAGAATGAGAACATGTTAATCTATGAATATATGCCCAACAAAAGCTTggacttctttatttttg ATCAAGCAAAGAGTAAATTACTAGATTGGCATAAACGCATTAATATTATTCGTGGTATTGCTAAAGGGCTCCTCTATCTTCATGAAGACTCTAGATTGCGAATTATCCATAGAGATCTCAAAGCTAGCAATATCCTTCTTGATAAcaatatgaatccaaaaatttcggACTTTGGCCTTGCTAAATCATTTGGGGGAGATCAAATTGATTCCAAGACCAATAGGATTATTGGATCATA TGGTTATATGTCTCCCGAGTATGCAGTGCATGGACAGTACTCAattaaatctgatgtatttagCTTTGGAGTTGTAGTATTAGAGATATTGAGTGGAAAGAAGAACAAGGAATTTTGTCACCCAGACCACCACGTGAATCTTCTTGGACAT GCATGGAATCTATGGATTGAAGACAAGCCAATGGAACTGATTGATGAATTGGTAGGCAACTCTTGCACTCTATCTAGTGTATTACGACACATTCATGTGGGTTTGTTATGTGTACAACAAAGACCGGAAGATAGACCAAACATGTCGTCAGTTGTTCAAATGTTGACCAGTGAGATTTTATTGCCTAAGCCGAAACAGCCGGGTTTCTTTACGGATTCACCTACAGCAGATTTTTCTGGCAAGCATGGCACTTGTTCAGCTAACGAAATCAGCAATACAGTGTTTGAAGCACGATAA
- the LOC132186284 gene encoding G-type lectin S-receptor-like serine/threonine-protein kinase At4g27290 isoform X2 — protein MKSFTHLFVFYSFLFSLLRISITQDTITPTQSLRDGGTLVSAGQSFQLGFFRPGNSNSRYLGIWYMISSEIVAWVANRDAPLSDHSGVLKVTGDGILVLLNSTNGVVWSSNTSRTVENPVAQLLDTGNLVVKDRNDDNPENFLWQSFDYPCDTLLPEMKLGWNLVTGLERFLSSWRSTDDPSQGAFSIRLDPRGLPQVVTMEGDSIKNRAGSWNGLRFTGYPQFRPNLVFDYEFVLNEKEVYYRFKLLNTSVFSRYLENPSGVGQRFTWRDRTHTWELFSTSQADQCESYGLCGAYATCNMNRSPVCSCLEGFLPKSPKYWDSIDWSDGCVRTTPLECNDGDGFLKHTGVKLPDTSSCWYNKSMSLKECEGMCLKNCNCTAYASLDVRGGGSGCVLWFGSLIDTREYSEGGQDLYLRMAISELEHLEKKRCSDKQKLVAIIVSSALLFVGMTIVALASYIWKKKLKTQGTTQISHGKEDMELPMFDLAAIANATDNFSNNKKLGEGGFGPVYKGKLADGRDIAVKRLSKNSKQGLNELKNEVILIAKLQHRNLVKLLGCCIQENENMLIYEYMPNKSLDFFIFDQAKSKLLDWHKRINIIRGIAKGLLYLHEDSRLRIIHRDLKASNILLDNNMNPKISDFGLAKSFGGDQIDSKTNRIIGSYIRDIEWKEEQGILSPRPPRESSWTCMESMD, from the exons atgaaatccttTACCCATCTTTTTGTCTTCTACTCTTTCTTATTCTCCCTCTTAAGAATCTCCATTACACAAGACACTATTACTCCAACTCAATCTCTAAGAGACGGTGGCACCTTAGTTTCAGCTGGCCAATCATTTCAATTGGGATTCTTCAGACCAGGTAATTCCAATAGTCGATATCTGGGAATTTGGTACATGATATCTTCGGAGATAGTTGCATGGGTAGCCAACAGAGACGCTCCGCTTAGCGATCACTCGGGAGTTTTAAAGGTCACTGGTGATGGAATTCTTGTGCTTCTTAATAGCACGAATGGTGTTGTTTGGTCATCTAATACATCAAGAACCGTAGAAAATCCAGTTGCACAGCTCTTGGACACCGGAAATCTTGTTGTCAAAGATAGAAACGATGATAACCCAGAGAACTTTTTGTGGCAGAGTTTTGACTATCCTTGTGACACGCTCCTACCAGAAATGAAGCTTGGGTGGAACTTAGTAACTGGTCTAGAGAGGTTTTTATCATCTTGGAGGAGCACAGATGATCCTTCTCAAGGTGCGTTTTCAATACGGTTAGATCCTCGTGGGCTTCCGCAAGTGGTTACTATGGAGGGAGATTCAATAAAGAATAGAGCAGGGTCATGGAATGGCCTTCGTTTTACGGGATATCCTCAATTTAGACCGAATCTAGTCTTTGATTACGAATTTGTGTTGAATGAGAAGGAGGTCTATTACAGGTTCAAACTCCTTAACACTTCTGTTTTCTCAAGATATTTGGAAAACCCATCAGGCGTTGGGCAGCGATTCACATGGAGGGATCGGACACATACTTGGGAACTCTTCTCTACATCCCAGGCAGATCAATGCGAAAGTTATGGCTTATGCGGTGCATATGCTACCTGCAACATGAATAGGTCTCCTGTATGTTCATGCTTGGAAGGATTCTTACCCAAGTCTCCAAAATATTGGGATTCGATAGATTGGTCTGATGGGTGTGTTCGAACAACTCCTTTGGAATGCAATGACGGAGATGGATTCCTAAAGCACACGGGGGTGAAATTGCCGGACACGTCTTCTTGCTGGTATAACAAGAGCATGAGCCTCAAGGAATGCGAAGGAATGTGTTTGAAGAATTGCAATTGCACAGCATATGCAAGTTTAGATGTCAGGGGAGGAGGAAGCGGCTGCGTGCTTTGGTTTGGTAGCCTAATTGATACAAGAGAATACTCTGAGGGTGGGCAAGACCTCTATCTAAGGATGGCCATTTCAGAACTGG AACATCTTGAGAAAAAGAGGTGCTCCGATAAGCAGAAACTAGTAGCAATTATAGTCAGCTCAGCATTACTTTTCGTGGGAATGACAATAGTTGCACTAGCCTCATACATATGGaagaagaaactcaaaacccaag GAACGACACAAATAAGTCATGGGAAGGAAGATATGGAGTTACCGATGTTTGATTTGGCAGCTATAGCTAATGCAACAgataatttttcaaacaacaagAAGCTGGGAGAAGGTGGCTTCGGACCTGTGTACAAG GGTAAATTGGCAGACGGAAGAGATATAGCTGTGAAGAGGCTCTCAAAGAATTCTAAACAAGGACTGAACGAgttgaaaaatgaagttattTTGATTGCAAAACTTCAACATCGTAATCTTGTGAAGCTTCTTGGTTGTTGCATTCAAGAGAATGAGAACATGTTAATCTATGAATATATGCCCAACAAAAGCTTggacttctttatttttg ATCAAGCAAAGAGTAAATTACTAGATTGGCATAAACGCATTAATATTATTCGTGGTATTGCTAAAGGGCTCCTCTATCTTCATGAAGACTCTAGATTGCGAATTATCCATAGAGATCTCAAAGCTAGCAATATCCTTCTTGATAAcaatatgaatccaaaaatttcggACTTTGGCCTTGCTAAATCATTTGGGGGAGATCAAATTGATTCCAAGACCAATAGGATTATTGGATCATA TATTAGAGATATTGAGTGGAAAGAAGAACAAGGAATTTTGTCACCCAGACCACCACGTGAATCTTCTTGGACAT GCATGGAATCTATGGATTGA
- the LOC132187602 gene encoding uncharacterized protein LOC132187602 yields the protein MEFCPTCGTMLQYELPYMGRPSRFFCPACPYVCYLENKVKIKKKQPLVKKDLEPVVTEDDMKNASQTDASCPKCGHGRAAYVQFQTRSADEPATTFYTCLNETCRNRWRDD from the exons ATGGAATTTTGTCCAACTTGCGGAACCATGCTGCAGTATGAGTTGCCCTATATGGGCCGCCCTTCTAGATTCTTCTGCCCGGCATGTCCGTATGTATGCTACTTAGAGAACAAG gttaagataaagaaaaagcaaCCTCTGGTTAAGAAAGATTTAGAGCCTGTTGTCACAGAAGATGACATGAAGAATGCATCTCAGACTGATG catCGTGCCCGAAATGTGGTCATGGAAGGGCTGCTTATGTTCAATTTCAGACTAGGTCAGCTGATGAGCCGGCCACAACATTTTATACGTGCTTGAATGAGACTTGTAGAAACAGATGGCGTGACGATTGA
- the LOC132186285 gene encoding probable serine/threonine-protein kinase WNK7 — translation MTYSDGSVTPENNGVSGTMGEPPDAVAEYIEKDPTGRYVRYKEILGKGAFKTVYKAFDEVDGIEVAWNQVRIDDVLQSPEDLEKLYSEVHLLKSLKHDNIIKFYNSWVDDNKKTVNMMTELFTSGNLRQYRKKHKNVDMKAIKNWARQILRGLVYLHSHNPPIIHRDLKCDNIFVNGNHGEVKIGDLGLATVMQQPTARSVIGTPEFMAPELYDEEYNELVDIYSFGMCMLEMVTFEYPYSECKNPAQIYKKVISGIKPASLSKVSDPQIKEFILKCLVPASERLSAKELFQDQFLRVENPKEPIRDPLQLPDQSPKANGLAKSGPHSMDIDTDYKQLSLSTCTGSNNGSQSCPVLEFQRTNKNNEFRLKGTKNDDNSVSLTLRIADPCSRVRNIHFLFYLDTDTAISVAGEMVEQLELADHDVAFIAELIDYLIMKLLPGWKPSSDYSSSGAGMPGTPSDVSRVFGDDKTLMACPWDLMLTSDPAGSVVEQDVISGLNTCPQQRIVCNNPDSNICRGDCNSSPSSANLEDQHSEASVASEILVEDASTKNEKASESVECHIEGSYKGLSGSFSELELRDTYFADCRFQGIDSSGAECIMDEFAKNSLPVLSENPNLMSLTSSYEASDVDLKLELDTIEAQYQHWFQELSRMREEALETTKKRWLGKKKLAVH, via the exons ATGACTTATAGTGATGGATCAGTAACGCCAGAGAATAATGGAGTGAGTGGGACGATGGGCGAGCCTCCTGATGCCGTGGCTGAATATATTGAGAAAGACCCGACCGGTCGATACGTTCGG TACAAAGAAATTTTGGGCAAGGGTGCTTTCAAGACGGT ttaTAAGGCATTTGATGAAGTTGATGGAATAGAAGTTGCTTGGAATCAAGTGAGGATTGATGATGTCTTGCAGTCACCAGAAGATTTGGAAAAATTGTATTCTGAAGTTCATCTGCTGAAATCATTGAAACATGATAATATCATCAAGTTCTATAATTCCTGGGTGGATGATAACAAGAAAACTGTCAACATGATGACCGAGCTCTTCACATCTGGGAATCTTAGGCA ATATCGTAAGAAGCATAAAAATGTTGATATGAAGGCCATAAAGAATTGGGCAAGGCAGATTCTCCGAGGTTTAGTCTATCTTCACAGTCACAACCCACCTATTATTCACAGGGACTTAAAATGTGacaatatttttgttaatggAAATCATGGAGAAGTTAAGATTGGAGACCTTGGATTGGCAACTGTGATGCAGCAGCCTACTGCTCGAAGTGTGATTG GGACTCCTGAGTTTATGGCTCCTGAGCTATATGACGAGGAATATAATGAACTCGTTGACATATACTCTTTTGGGATGTGCATGTTGGAGATGGTTACTTTTGAGTATCCATATAGCGAATGCAAAAATCCTGCTCAAATCTATAAGAAGGTTATCTCT GGCATCAAACCTGCTTCCCTTAGTAAGGTAAGTGATCCCCAAATTAAGGAGTTTATTCTGAAGTGTCTGGTCCCAGCGTCTGAGAGATTGTCTGCAAAGGAGCTTTTTCAAGACCAATTCCTTCGAGTTGAGAATCCAAAGGAACCAATCCGTGATCCCTTACAGTTACCTGACCAAAGTCCCAAAGCAAATGGTTTAGCCAAGTCAGGCCCTCATTCCATGGACATAGATACTGACTATAAGCAGCTTTCTTTAAGCACTTGTACAGGAAGCAACAATGGGAGTCAATCATGTCCAGTTTTGGAATTTCAGAGGACAAACAAGAACAATGAATTTAGATTAAAAGGCACGAAAAATGACGACAATTCAGTATCATTGACGTTGCGTATTGCTGACCCTTGCA GTCGAGTGCGGAATATACACTTTCTCTTTTACCTTGATACTGATACTGCAATTTCAGTGGCCGGCGAGATGGTTGAACAACTGGAGTTAGCAGATCATGATGTGGCATTCATAGCTGAGTTGATTGATTACTTGATAATGAAACTCCTACCTGGATGGAAGCCGTCATCTGATTACTCCTCAAGTGGAGCAGGAATGCCAGGAACTCCCTCTGATGTATCCCGTGTCTTTGGAGATGACAAAACATTAATGGCATGCCCGTGGGATTTAATGCTAACCAGCGATCCAGCTGGGTCAGTGGTTGAACAAGATGTTATCTCTGGGTTAAATACATGTCCTCAACAACGTATTGTCTGCAATAATCCTGACAGTAATATTTGCCGTGGTGACTGTAATTCTTCCCCAAGTTCGGCTAATCTGGAAGATCAACATTCTGAAGCATCAGTTGCTTCAGAGATTTTGGTAGAAGATGCTTCAACCAAAAATGAAAAGGCCTCTGAATCCGTTGAATGCCATATCGAAGGAAGCTATAAAGGCTTGAGTGGATCCTTCTCTGAACTAGAGCTTCGGGATACATATTTTGCTGACTGCAGATTTCAAGGAATTGATAGCAGTGGTGCAGAATGCATCATGGATGAATTTGCAAAGAACTCGTTGCCTGTTCTAAGTGAAAATCCAAACCTTATGAGTTTGACAAGCAGCTATGAAGCATCGGATGTTGATCTAAAGTTGGAACTCGACACAATTGAGGCACAGTATCAGCATTGGTTTCAGGAGCTTTCTAGGATGAGGGAAGAAGCATTGGAGACCACCAAAAAGCGCTGGTTAGGAAAGAAGAAGCTGGCTGTTCATtga